GGATGACGAGGGCACCGTAGACCTTGCCCGATTCCAGCTCGTCCTGGGCCTTGCCGCGGGTGAGCGGATGCCAGTCGACCTTGCCGCCGGAGGTGTTGGCGAGGGCGGCCTGCGCGACCTGCGTCCCCAGGTTCCGGCTCTGCCCCGGCAGGGGTTCGCCGCGGTCCGAGTTGACGAGCGCGATGGGCAGGTTCTGCAAGTCGCGGTTCGGGTTCACGATGCCACCCATGTAGAGCAGGGACAGCAGCAGTGCGAGCATCCCGGTCAGAATGGTGGGTACCAGCCACAGCTTCGGGCGACGCACGAGTGCGGAGGCGCGCGCCTTGGCTGCGGCGTGGCGGGGTGCGCTGTCGTCGTCCATGATTCTCCTCGGTTCGCGGCGCCGGGCCGGGCGATCGCACCCAAGGGTCGCCGGAAAGGGGCGAATGAGGTGCGTTTGCCACCTTCTCTGCCGCGACAGCCGTCCGCGACGACCAACACGGCCGAGGACGTACGACCAGGGGCGTTCCAGGTGCCTGCACCAGCAGTCCGGCCCGTGTGGCCACCCCGCCACGTGACCGGCGCCGCATCCCGCATCGGCTCCAGACACAGCAAGGCCCGGATCCAGAAGGATCCGGGCCTTGACCGTCAGTAGCGGGGACAGGATTTGAACCTGCGACCTCTGGGTTATGAGCCCAGCGAGCTACCGAGCTGCTCCACCCCGCGTCGGTAGACACCACCGTACGCCATCGCAGCCGGTCCCCATGACCATGTGCCTGCCGAGCGCTAGCGGACGAGGCACGGGCGCTTGCTGTCGAACTGCCAGTCCGGGACGAGATACCGCATGCCGATGGCGTCGTCGCGCGCGCCGAGGGCCTTCGTCCTGTAGAGGTCGTGGGCCGCGAGGAGCCGGTCCATGTCGAGCTGGACGCCCAGACCCGGGGCGTCGGGCACGGCGATCTCACCGTCGACGATCCGGGGCGGGGCGGTGGTGAGGCGCTCCAGGCCTTCCTGCCAGATCCAGTGCGTGTCCAGGGCGTTGTACTCGCCGGGAGCGGCGGCTCCGCAGTGGGTCACCATGGCGAGGGAGATGTCGAAGTGGTTGTTGGAGTGGCAGCCCCAGGTCAGGCCCATCGCGTTGCAGAGCTGGGCCACGCGGACCGAGCCCTGCATGGTCCAGAAGTGCGGGTCGGCCAGAGGGATGGAGACCGACTGGAGGGCCAGGGCGTGGGTGAGCTGGCGCCAGTCCGTGGCGATCATGTTGGTCGCGGTGGGCAGGCCCGTGGCGCGGCGGAACTCGGCGAGGATCTCCCGGCCGGAGTAGCCGCCTTCGGCTCCGCAGGGGTCCTCGGCGTAGGCGAGGGTGCCGGACAGGGGCGTGCACAGCTCGATCGCCTCGCGCAGCGACCACGCGCCGTTGGGGTCGAGCGTGATCCTGGCCTCGGGAAAGCGGTCCTTCAGCGCCTGTACGGCCTTGACCTCCTCGGCGCCTTCCAGGACGCCGCCCTTGAGCTTGAAGTCACGGAATCCGTACCGGTCGTACGCGGCTTCGGCCTGGCGGACGATTGCTTCGGGTGTCAGTGCCTCTTCGTGCCGGACGCGGTGCCAGTCGACGGCCGCGTCGGGTTCGCGGACGTATTCCAGGTCGGTGCGGCCGGGGTCACCGACGTAGAAGAGGTAGCCCAACACCCGTACGGAGTCGCGCTGTTGGCCGTCGCCGAGGAGTGCCGCGACGGGGACTTCGAGGTGCTGACCCAGGAGATCGAGCATCGCCGACTCGACGGCGGTGACGGCGTGGACGGTGGTGCGCAGGTCGAAGGTCTGGGCGCCTCGTCCGCCGGCGTCGCGGTCGGCGAACCTGGCTCCGATCTCGCCCAGGACGCGCTTGTAGTCGCCCACCTTCGCGCCGACCACGAGGGACTCGGCGTCGCGCAGGGTCTGGGTGATCTTCTCGCCGCCCGGCACCTCGCCCAGGCCGGTGCGGCCTTCCGAGTCCTGGAGGACGACGACGTTGCGGGTGAAGTAGGGGCCGTGCGCGCCGGAGAGGTTCAGCTCCATGCAGTCCCGGCCGGCGACTGGATACACGGCGAACGCGGTGACGGTCGGCTGCTTGCTCAAGGTCATTGCGGTTCCTGTGGTCAGAAGGTGTGTGGGTTGGTGTGTGTCACAGGCTCAGGACGTCCAAGGCCCATTCCATGGCAAGTACGCCGCCCAGGCCCAGCACCGCGAGCACCGTCGTGTACGTGGTCCTGACCTTGATCGCCTCGATGACCGAGAGGTTGAAGTACTCCTTGAAGAGCCAGAATCCGGGGTCGTTCACATGGGAGAACGCGATCGACCCGCAGGAGACTGCGAGCACCATGATTTCGGGGTGGATCCCGCTGCCCGCGAGCAGCGGAAGCACCACGCCGGACGCCGTGACGACGGCGACCGTCGCCGAGCCGAGGGCCACGCGGAGGATGACCGCGATGAGCCACGCCAGGATGAGGGGCGAGATGGCCCAGCTGTCCGTGACGTCCTTGATGTAGTCGGAGATTCCGCCCTCCACGAGGACGTTCTTGAAGGCGCCGCCGGCGCCGATGACCAGGAGGATCATCGCCATCGCCTGGGCCGCCGAGGCGCAGGAGGCGCTGACGTCCGTGAGGCTGCGGCCGATGCGCGGTCCGAAGGCCCAGATCGCCAGGAGCAGCGTCAGCATGAGCGCGATCGGCGCCGAGCCGATGAACGCGACCGCGTGCAGGAGCGGGCTCTCGCCGGACGTGACCATGTCGATCACCGCGGCGCCCGCGATCAGGACCACGGGGAAGAGGGCCACGAGCAGCGACCAGCCCATGCCGGGCATCTCTTCGTCGGTGAACTCGCGGTCGCTGACGAGGCCCTTGGGGATGGACGGGTTCATCGCCTTGACGAACGGCAGGCGCGGCCATGCGAGGGCGATGAGCGCTCCGGCAGGTACGGCGATGAAGAGGCCGTAGAACAGGGTGTGTCCGACGGAGGCGTGGAAGGTCGCGGCGACGGCGGTGGGGCCGGGGTGCGGCGGGAGGAAGCTGTGCATGGTGGACAGGGCGATCGACATCGGCAGCCCGACCCACAGCAGCTTCGCGCCGGTGACCCGCACGAGGGTGAATGCGATGGGCACGATGATGATGAAGGCGACCTCGTAGAACATGGTGACGCCGATGAGCATCGACGTAACCACCATGGCCACCTGCACCCAGCGCGGCCCGAAGGCGTCGAGGAGCCGGTTGGCTATTCGCTGCGCCGCCCCGGAGTCCCCCATGACGCGGCCGACCATGGCGCCGAGGCCGATGGTCAGCATCGTGTCGCCGATCTGGCCGCCGATGCCCTCCGAGAGGACGTCAGGGATCGTCGCCGCCGGAATCCCCTGCACCAGCGCGACGCCGATCGCCACGAGGAGGAGGGCGGCGAACCCGTTCATTCTCAGCCTGGTCATGAGGAAGAGCAGAATCAGAACGCTGATTCCCACTACGACGAGAGGCAAGTCAGTTCCCCTTTGAACTGTGGAGCGCGAGTCGGGCGGTTACGGGGGTGAGCGCGTCGAAGCGGCAGGGCTTCAACTACGTGCGCTTGACGGTCAGTTGACGCGCCGCACGGCTCCGACGAGGTTCAGCCCGGCGTCCAGCACCTTCTCGAGATCCGCGAGGTCGGCCGGGGACGGGTCGGTGAGCGGGGCGCGTACGGGGCCGACCGGGAGACCCCGCAGCCGTGCCGCGGCCTTGACCAGGGAGACGGCGTAGCCCGGGACGCGGTCGCGCAGGTCCACCAGGGGAACGTAGAAGTCGCGCAGCAGCTTGTTCACCGCCTCGTCATCGCCCGCGCGCAGTGCGGTGAAGAAGGCGTTCGCGATCTCGGGCGCGAAGGCGTGGACCGCGGAGGAGTAGGCGGGCACGCCGACGGTTGCGTAGGCGCGGGCCTGCATCTCGGCGGTGGCGGCGCCGTTGAAGAAGAGGAAGCCGTCGGGTGCGGCGAGTGTCAGGCGCTGGAGCCGGTCGAGGTCGGAGTGCCCGTCCTTCAGACCGATGACGGTGGGGATCTCGGCGATCCGGCGCAGGGCATCGGCGTCGAACGTGACCTGGTCGCGCTGGTACGCGATGAGCGGCAGCGGGGTGCCGGCGGCGATCCGCCGCAGTTGCTCCACCAGCCCGTCCTGCGGGGCGCCGACCAGATAGTGCGGCAGCACGAGCAGGGCGTCCGCGCCTTCCTCCTGTGCGATCCGGGCGAACCGCAGCGCCTGCGACCAGCCGTAGCCGATGCCCGCGACGACCGGCAGCCGCCCGTCGGCGACCTCGACCGTGACCCTGAGGACAGCCCGGTACTCCTCCTCGTTCAGCGAGAAGAACTCCCCCGTTCCGCAGGCGGGGAAGACCACGCCCGGCTCGTTGGCCAACTGGGCGGTGAGATAGGTCCGGTAGGAGTCCAGATCGAGGCTGCCGTCGTCCCGAAGGCTCGTGAGCGGGAAGGACAGCACCCCCTTCGCCATCCCGTCACGCAGCCTCTGCGCGACATCCTCGGGTTGCATACCGACCTCGTTCATAGATCTGATCCCCATATGCAGATGGTGTCCATGTATGAGAATGGAGGCTAAGTCGGTGAACTGGCCGGGTCAATGGGTGAAGCGCCGCCGATTTACGATGACCGGCACCGGGAAGCAGGGGGACACAAGTGACATCAGGGGTTCGCGGGGTGAAGTCGGCACTGCGCACGGTCGCACTGCTGGAGCTGCTCGCGGCGAGGGACGACCGGCCCGCGCGCCTGGACGAACTCGCCGAGGAAATGGACGTGCCGCGCAGCAGCATGTACCAACTCCTGCGGACCCTCGTCGACTGCGGCTGGGTGCGCACGGACACCACCGGCTCGCTGTACGGAATCGGGATCCGCACCCTCCTCACCGGTACGAGCTACCTCGACAGCGACCCACACGTGCGTACCGTGCGCCCGTACCTCGACGAGGCGTCGGACGCGCTCGGCGAGACGATCCACCTGGCGCGGCTCGACGGTCCGTACGTCGTCTATCTCGCGACCCGCGAGTCCCACGAGTACCTGCGCACGATCAGCCGTGTCGGCCGCCGCGTCCCCGCGCACGCCGGCGCCCTCGGAAAGGCGTTGCTCGCGGAGCGTGCGGACAGTGAACTACCCCTCGGCGACGGCCCGTTGACCGCCCTCACGGAGAACACCCACACCGACCGCGCCGCGCTGCTCGCCGACCTGGCGGAGGTTCGCGAGCGGGGCTACTCCCTCGACCACGAGGAGACGGTGACCGGCATCGCGGGCTTCGGCTTCGCCCTGCGGTACGACGTGCCGGCGGTCGACGCCATCAGCTGCTCGGTCCCGGTCGCCCGCCTCACCGGGGAACGTCAGGAACGCGTCGTCGCCGTGATGCGGGACGTACAGACGAAGATCGAGGCGGTGTTGTCGCGTCGCTCGGGGGCGCCTGATTGGCGGTGAGTCGGTGCGACGGGGTGAGCTCTGAGCTTCGTCACAGGTGCCGGAGCAGGGCCTCCAACGCCGGATTGTCGTTGTTCTTGCGCCACACCAAGTTCAGCTCGACCGGCTTGGGCTCCCTCAGGTACAGCGGCTTGTACGTGATCCCGCTGAACCTCATCTGAGCCGCGGCCTCCGGGACCAGAGCGATGCCCCAGCCGGCGTTCACCATCGCCAGAATGCTGTGCACCTGGCTGAGGTACTGGGTGAAGACGGGTGCGACCTGGGCCGCGCGGAAGATGCTGACGAGCAGCTCATGGAAGTAGCGGGCCTCGACCGGCGAGTACATCAGCACCTGCTCCCCGTCGAAGTCCTCCACGCGCAGATCGCCCTCGCGCGCGGCCAGCGGATGACCGGTGGGCAGGGCGGCGAGCAGACCCTCCCTGACGGCGGGCCGGGTCTCCACATCGGGCCCGGTGTTCGCGGGGCGGATCATGCCCAGGTCGAGGGAGCCTTCGGTGATGGCCTCCAGCTGGTCGCGGGTGACCAGTTCGCGCAGCACGACCTCCACACGAGGCATGGCCGAGCGGGCCACTTCGAGCAGGGTGCCGAGGGCCGAGTTCGCGCTGGCCGCCGTGAATCCGATGGCGATGGCTCCGGCCTCACCGGCCGACACCTGCCGTACGGCGAGGGCCGCGTGCTCGGACTGGCGCAGGATGTGGCGCGCCTCGTTGAGGAAAGTCCGGCCTGCCGGGGTGAGCCGCACGGACCGGTTGGTGCGGTCGAGGAGCTGTACTCCGAGGTCGTGCTCGAGGAGCTGGATCTGCCGGCTCAGCGGGGGCTGCGTCATCTGCAGGCGCTCCGCGGCGCGGGTGAAGTGCAGTTCCTCGGCCACCGCCACGAAGCTCACAAGCTGTGCCAGCGTGAACAATGATTCCCTCCGGGTATCAGCGCATGCAAAATTGGTCTTGGACGTGGATCAATCGCCGACTTTAGCTTCAAGGGGAGTCAACGCCTCCGTCGGCCGCAGGGCGGCAGCCGCCCGCGCCGACATCAGCCCGCCCCCACCCGCCGACACGACCGGGCGCGCACAGCCTGCCGGCCGGTCGCATCCGCCTCACACCCCAGGGACACGCAGTGGTGACGAAGACCCACACGACCACCAACGCCGCGCACGTCGCAGGCGAGGCGACGCTCGACCGGATCTCCTGGATCAGGCTCTCCTCCGTATCGCTGCCGCTGGCCACGCCGATCAGCGACGCCAAGGTCCTCACCGGGCGCCAGAAGCCCATGACCGAAGTGGCGTTCCTTTTCGTGGAGTTGGAGACCGAGCAGGGGCACGAGGGCATCGGCTTCAGCTACTCCAAGCGGGCCGGCGGCCCCGGCCAGTTCGCCCACGCCAGGGAGATCGCCGACGATCTGCTCGGCGAGGACCCCAGCGACATCGGCAAGATCTGGACGAAGCTGGCGTGGTCCGGCGCCTCGGTGGGCCGCAGCGGTCTGGCCACACAGGCCATCGCCGCGTACGACGTGGCCCTGTGGGACCTCAAAGCCAAGCGGGCAGGCCTGCCGCTGGCCAAACTCCTGGGCGCCCACCGCGACTCCGTACGCTGCTACAACACCTCCGGCGGCTTCCTGCACACCCCGACCGAGCAGGTGCTCGACAACGCGTCCGCCTCCCTGGCGAGTGGCATCGGCGGCATCAAGATCAAGGTCGGCAGCCCCGACCGCAAGCAGGACCTGCGCCGCCTGACCGCCGTCCGCGAGCACATCGGCGACGACGCCCCGCTGATGGTCGACGCGAACCAGCAGTGGGACCGGCCGACCGCCCAGCGGATGGGCCGGGCCATGGAGGAGTTCGACCTCGTCTGGATCGAGGAGCCGCTCGACGCCTACGACGCCCAGGGGCACGCCGCGCTCGCCGCTTCGCTCGACACCCCCATCGCCACCGGCGAGATGCTCGCCAGCGTGGCCGAGCACTGGGAGCTCATCCGCAACAACGCGGCGGACATCATCCAGCCCGACGCCCCGCGCATCGGCGGCATCACGCAGTTCCTCAAGCTCGCGGCGCTCGCGGAGCACCACAACCTCCAGCTGGCACCGCACTTCGCCATGGAGATCCACCTCCACCTCGCGGCCGCCTATCCGATCGAGCCGTGGGTGGAGCACTTCGACTGGCTGGAGCCGCTGTTCAACGAGCGCCTCACCATCAGCGACGGCCGCATGCACGTCCCGTCCCGCCCCGGCCTCGGCATCACCCTCACCGACCAGGCCCGCGCCTGGACCCAGGCCACCCATGAGGTCGGCAAGCGCCACTGACGCCTCATGGCACAACGCTCACTCGTCCGGCGCCTCCTCAATCAAGGAGGCGCCGGACGCATGCCCGCACCTCCCCCGCTCACGTAATACCGATCCTGTATCACCGGATGCGAAATCAGTGTTGGACCGGCATGAGTCGTTGCTCGTAGCGTCGTCACCAGGGGCACCCATCACGCCCTACCTCGACTCCAGGAGCAGAACGCAGATGACGTCGTCCTACACCCCGTCAGAGCTCGGCAGGCGCATCGGATCCGGCCTGCTGTCCTTCCCCGTCACCCACTTCACGGCCGACGACCACTCCTTCGACGAGAGCGCCTACCGCGACAGCATCACGCGCCTGGCCGGGTACGAGGTGGGCGGCCTGTTCGCCGCCGGCGGCACCGGCGAGTTCTTCTCTCTGACGGGCGCCGAGGTCGAGCGCGTCGTCGCCGCAGCCGTGCAGAGCGCCCCCGAGTCGACGCCCATCCTGGCCCCGGCCGGATACGGCACACGTACGGCCGTCGAGTACGCGCAGGCCGCGGAACGCGCGGGCGCCGACGGCATCCTGCTCTTCCCGCCGTACCTCACCGAGGCCGGGCAGGAGGGCCTGGCCGACCACGTCGAGGCCGTGTGCCGCTCCACCTCGCTCGGCGTCATCGTCTACAGCCGCGCCAACGCCGTCTACACCGCACCCACGCTCGCCCGCATCGCCGACCGCTGCCCCAACCTCATCGGCTACAAGGACGGCGTCGGCGACATCGACACCATGACGCGGATCTACGCCCGCCTCGGCGAGCGCCTCACCTACATCGGCGGCCTGCCCACAGCGGAGACGTTCGCTCTCCCCTACCTCGAACTCGGCGTCACCACCTACTCGTCGGCCATCTTCAACTTCCTGCCCGAGTTCGCCCTCGAGTTCTACGGCGCCGTCCGCGAGCGCAAGCACGACACCGTCATCAAGCTCCTGGGCGACTTCGTCCTGCCGTACACCGAGATCCGCAACCGGCGGCCCGGCTACGCGGTGAGCATCGTGAAGGCGGGCATGACCGCGGTCGGCCACAGCGCGGGCCCGGTCCGACCGCCACTGACCGATCTGACTCCGGACGAACTGGCCGAGCTCGCCGCGCTGATCAACGGCCTGCCCACGGCCTGACGCCCCGCCGGAGTGCCCGCCACCGATGTGGCGGGCCGGCCGGTCACAGCTTGAACACCACTCCGCGCCACGTCCACCCCGCGCCGAGGATCGCGTTCTGCAACGGGGCCTTCATCTCCGCGGGGTCGAAGCGGAACACCTCCGTCTTGTGCAGGCGGCCGTCGGACCCCCGCTTGACCTCCCACTGCCGGCTCACCGTGGTCACCTGCCCTCGGGAGTACTCACGTGACCAGGCGAGCCTCGGCGTGTCCCCGACCCACGTGACCTCCCACTGCTCGTCGAGCGCGCGAACCTCATTGCTCTCCGGGACCAGACGCATCCTCGTCTTCAGCGTCCGGCTCATCTGGCTCCGCGAGAAGAAGGTGCGCCAGGCCGGTTCCATGACCCGCCACTCGGCGACGAGGTCGGCACTCTCGGCCGGGGTGCCATTGCGTACGACGTACGGCACGTCGGGCCCGTTGATCGCGAGCAGCGCGGCCCGGACCTCTCCGGCCGGGCGCGGTATGACACCGGCGTCGGGATGCCTGGTGCCGGTCAGTTTGTCGAAGAGACCCATCGGGTCAACCTACGGAGACACCCGCCGTACGGACAAGCTCGCCGCCGACCTGCGCCATGACCCTCGCGCAGACCAACTAGCGTTCCGCGCTTCGTCTTCGCCGGCACCGGGAGATCCACCCGCCGGCCTCCGTCGCGAGGCCCAGCACGAGTATCGAGCCCAGCACCGATGCCACGAGAGCCTGCGAAACGGCTGCCGCCCGCAAGTCCACCTCGAAGAAGCCGACGGCGGCCAGGCCGGGCAGCGCTGAGCCGACACCCAGCGCCACGACGATCCGACGTGTCCCGCCGGGAACGGAACTCCCCTGCGCCGCCCAGACCTTCAGGCTCTCCCGGAACCAGAACAACGCCAGAGCCGCCACTTCGAGGCCGGTGACCAACACCGCCAAGACAAGATCAATCACCCAACCCACCACGTCCCCATGCTTTCGCGCCGATCGGATCCTGGCCTGAGTACGGATACTCAGGACCCTGCGCGCAGGCGCGATTTTGCCGTCATTTTTGCATCCGACCGCACAACCATTTTATGAATGCCATTCGCGCGACGATGCGCAAAAAGAATTCGAAGAATGGTGGAACTGGCGGACCGCGAGTGCAGTCTTATCCCGTGACCAGGAGCCCGCAGGATTCTCTGCGGCACCGAATGACGGGGAAGGTTTCACCGACCATGCACGCTCGCACTCGCACCGCTCTTTTCGCCTCCGCCGCTATCGCGGCCACGCTCTCTCTCACCGCGATCACCCCGGCCCTGGCCGGCACGTCCGCCCACACCACGGCTGTCGCCGCCCCCGCACCGTCCCAGGGCGACCCGCGAAGCACCACCAACCGCGTCGCCGATTTCTACGGTGCGTACATCGACTCGATCTGGGACAACGAGGACCCGGCCGCCGGCGCCAACGCGAAGGCCCTGCGCTCCTTCTACCTGTCGACGGCAGCGCAGAAGAAGGTTGCCGCGTTCGAGGCGAAGGAGCACGCCGACGGGATCCTGTTCGCGCAGAACGTGCCCGTGAAGTGGAAGGTCGACTACACGGGCTCCGGCGCCGGCCACGCGACCTCGCTCGTCACGCTCACCTGGAGCGACGGCGCCAACCCCGAGGTCACCAAGATCAAGGTCCAGTCGGACCTCCAGACCCGCAAGATCACCGACCTGGCGGCCGTCAACTAGCCCGCGCCCGCCTGGCAGTGGCCCGTACCGGAGACGTCCGGTACGGGCCACGCGCATCTCCCTTTCACAGGGCATTCAAAAGCACGGCCGTCGATCGCAATCTCACGGGCCAGGCTTTATCGGCTCATCGCATTCGAGGGTGTAGGCGGGGTCTGAATCCACCGGTTTCAAGCAAGCTCCGGCGATGTGGTTGGTGAGGGCGGGACGCCGCTGGTGACCGCGTCGATTACGGCCTGCATCAAATGCTTGCCCTTGGCCTTGTCCCAGATCCCGGTAGGCAGCGATGGTCCGCTGGTAGACGCCCCAGGTCGCTTCGACCTCGACGTGCCCCTCGACGGCGAACACCGCCTCCAGTCGGGTGCGCTGCTTCTCGGTGAGAAGGCCCGCGCCGGTGTGCAAGGTGCGACGAAGTGCCGATGAACGTCGCCGATCAGTACACGTAGACGTACTGATTGAGGACGTTGATCGAAGGCGACGGATGGCTCTCAGTGGTGCCGTTGGGGTGCACCCAACGCGACAGATGTGTCGCAGGCGTGGGGCCCACTTGGATGTACCGAGGTAACGATCACTCCGCTGATCCGGGGTTTTTGCGCTGGTTGGCATTGAAGCGCGCCTTCTTCTGACGATTCCCGCACGTGTTCATGTCACACCACTTGCGGGTGCGACTCTGGCTGGTGTCGAAGAAGGCGGCTCGGCAGGTCGGTGATGCGCACAAGGCCAATTTTCCGTCTCGTTCGCCTGCGATGATGCTGATCGCGTCGGCGGCGATCACGCTGAGGGCATCTTCCACGCAGGAAGCCGGGCTGAGCCGCCATCGCCGCTCACCCTCGGGCGTCAGGATCGCCGCGGCCCGACCCTGAGTGCTGCAGTCATTGATGACTTGGACAGCAGACGCAGGGAGAGCGTCCTGGATCGCGGCCGCTGTCGCGGCGGCGTGAATCGACTCCCTCAGTTCCCGAGCGAGGTCGAGCTGAGCAGTCGTGCAGGACGCCACGGCGAGGCCGTTCACCGCCAGCCAGTCGACAAGTCGGTGCGGCGTCGGAATGCGCTCCACAGCGTTGCCATGACGCTCCGACAGAGTCCCCGTGAAGCTGGTCGCCAGCACGCTACCGAGGCGGAAGTCAGGGAACCCAGCACGCATGGAACCACCTTAGCCGGTTGCACGCCGGCATGAAGGCGCGGTAGAACCGCCTTAGCCGGTTCGCACTGGTTCGCAGCCGGTTCCACGATGGCCAGGAGGTCTCATGCCCCGTCCAACCAGCGACGTGCAAGCATTTGAAGCCCAGGCAACTGACGCTGACCTCGACGATCTGCGCGCGCGACTGGCCGCGGCGCGGCTGCCGGAGGCTGAGACGGTCTATCGCCCCGCGCCCGACCCCCGCCGATGGGAACAGGGCGTTCCTCTCGCCGACCTCGTGGACGTCGTGAACTACTGGCGCACCGGGTACGACTGGCGGTCGTTCGAAGCGCGCCTTAACCGGATCGGCCAGTTCCGCACGACCATTGACGGTCTGGGAATCCACTTCCTGCACCGCCGATCCGCGCGCGCAGATGCCACTCCGCTGATCTTGACGCACGGCTGGCCAGGCAGCATTGCCGAGTTCATCGATGTAGTGGACGAGCTGGCAGATCCGAAAGTTGCAGACGCGCCGGCGTTCCACGTCGTGGTCCCGTCGCTACCAGGCTTTGGTTACAGCGACAAGCCGGCCACCACCGGGTGGGGAATCGAAAAGATCGCGGCCGCATGGGTGGAACTGATGGGAAGACTCGGCTACAGCAAGTTCGCAGCCCACGGCGGCGACTGGGGAGGTAATGTCACCACGGTTCTCGGCGGCAGGTTCCCGGCGCACGTTCTCGGCATCCACACAACGTTCGCGTTGGCACCGCCCGGGTTGACAACGGACGGGCTGACGGCGGTCGAGCGCAAATGGACCGAGGAAACCCGCGATTTCTGGCGCCACCACCGGGCGTACGCGAAGCAGCAGGCGACCCGACCGCAGACCATCGGCTACTCGCTCGTCGACTCACCGGTCGGGCTTCTCGCCTGGATCCTTGACAAGTTCGCCGAGTGGTCAGACACCGAAGACAGCCCGTTCGAGACGATTTCCAGAGACAGAATTCTTGACGACGTCACCCTGTATTGGCTGACGCGGACCGGCGCATCGGCGGCCCGCATCTACTACGAATGCCCCAACTCGCTCGATCCCGAACTTCGGGTCGACGTCCCGTCAGCAATCACTATGTATCCCCGCGATATCGAGTCGCGCACTCCGCGCGCCTGGGCACAGGAGCGGTACCGACAGATCGTCCGATGGAGGTCGCCCGAAATCGGGGGGCATTTCCCGTCGCTGGAGGTTCCCGAGTATTTCGTGAAAGATCTACAAGAGGGCCTCGCGGCAGTGCTGGCCGCTAATCGGTGAACACGGCTGGGCGCCGGCACTCGATCACCGCCCACGTGCTGCCGTCTCGATGGTCGGTCAGGCTTCCGTGCCGCCCACAGCAGCAGTCCCGGCGTCCACAACGTCAGTGCAACGCAAGCCCGTTGACTCGGCCGGATTGACTGCCCAGCAAACAACAGAGGGCAAGGAGAGTGTCCACTCCCTTGCCCTCTTCAACATATAGCGCACAGGGGGCCTTGCGGCAAGGCCCCCGTCTTACCGCAGAATGGCCGGCCTGGGCCAGGACCTGCGGAAGTCAGAGATTCGCGTAGTACATGCACTTTGTTCATGTATGGGGCATACGTGAATCTCGCCATCGTCGCCATCGTCGTCATCGCTGCCGGACTTCGCGGACCGCCCGGCCCGTATTCAACTCGTCACGTAGGGGATTTCATGATCGACGTCATCGTTGTGGGCAGCGGACCGACCGGCTTGATGCTGGCCGGCGAGCTGCGGCTGCACGGCGTGAACGTGGTCGTGCTGGAGAAGCTGAACGAGCCGACAAAGGAGTCCCGCGGGCAGGGCCTGCACGCGCGCAGCGTGGAGATGATGGACCAGCGCGGCCTGCTTGACCGGTTCCTCGAGGTCGGCGAGAAGTTCAGCGTCGGCGGTCTCTTCGGCGGCATCATCAAGCCGTGGCCGGACCAGTTGGACACCGCTCACCCGTTCGGCGTCAAGGCCTGGCAGCCGGTCACCGAGCGGCTGCTCAATGAGCGTGCGCTCGAACTCGGCGCGGAGATCCGGCGCGGGTGTGAGGTGGCCGTGGTGAGCCAGGACGAAGACGGGGTGAGCGTCGAGCTGACCGACGGCACGCAACTGCGCTCGCGCTTCCTCGTCGGGTGCGACGGCGG
The DNA window shown above is from Streptomyces sp. NBC_01445 and carries:
- a CDS encoding DUF6234 family protein codes for the protein MVGWVIDLVLAVLVTGLEVAALALFWFRESLKVWAAQGSSVPGGTRRIVVALGVGSALPGLAAVGFFEVDLRAAAVSQALVASVLGSILVLGLATEAGGWISRCRRRRSAER
- the kdgD gene encoding 5-dehydro-4-deoxyglucarate dehydratase, translated to MTSSYTPSELGRRIGSGLLSFPVTHFTADDHSFDESAYRDSITRLAGYEVGGLFAAGGTGEFFSLTGAEVERVVAAAVQSAPESTPILAPAGYGTRTAVEYAQAAERAGADGILLFPPYLTEAGQEGLADHVEAVCRSTSLGVIVYSRANAVYTAPTLARIADRCPNLIGYKDGVGDIDTMTRIYARLGERLTYIGGLPTAETFALPYLELGVTTYSSAIFNFLPEFALEFYGAVRERKHDTVIKLLGDFVLPYTEIRNRRPGYAVSIVKAGMTAVGHSAGPVRPPLTDLTPDELAELAALINGLPTA
- a CDS encoding CGNR zinc finger domain-containing protein, translating into MRAGFPDFRLGSVLATSFTGTLSERHGNAVERIPTPHRLVDWLAVNGLAVASCTTAQLDLARELRESIHAAATAAAIQDALPASAVQVINDCSTQGRAAAILTPEGERRWRLSPASCVEDALSVIAADAISIIAGERDGKLALCASPTCRAAFFDTSQSRTRKWCDMNTCGNRQKKARFNANQRKNPGSAE
- a CDS encoding epoxide hydrolase family protein; this encodes MPRPTSDVQAFEAQATDADLDDLRARLAAARLPEAETVYRPAPDPRRWEQGVPLADLVDVVNYWRTGYDWRSFEARLNRIGQFRTTIDGLGIHFLHRRSARADATPLILTHGWPGSIAEFIDVVDELADPKVADAPAFHVVVPSLPGFGYSDKPATTGWGIEKIAAAWVELMGRLGYSKFAAHGGDWGGNVTTVLGGRFPAHVLGIHTTFALAPPGLTTDGLTAVERKWTEETRDFWRHHRAYAKQQATRPQTIGYSLVDSPVGLLAWILDKFAEWSDTEDSPFETISRDRILDDVTLYWLTRTGASAARIYYECPNSLDPELRVDVPSAITMYPRDIESRTPRAWAQERYRQIVRWRSPEIGGHFPSLEVPEYFVKDLQEGLAAVLAANR
- a CDS encoding L-talarate/galactarate dehydratase, yielding MVTKTHTTTNAAHVAGEATLDRISWIRLSSVSLPLATPISDAKVLTGRQKPMTEVAFLFVELETEQGHEGIGFSYSKRAGGPGQFAHAREIADDLLGEDPSDIGKIWTKLAWSGASVGRSGLATQAIAAYDVALWDLKAKRAGLPLAKLLGAHRDSVRCYNTSGGFLHTPTEQVLDNASASLASGIGGIKIKVGSPDRKQDLRRLTAVREHIGDDAPLMVDANQQWDRPTAQRMGRAMEEFDLVWIEEPLDAYDAQGHAALAASLDTPIATGEMLASVAEHWELIRNNAADIIQPDAPRIGGITQFLKLAALAEHHNLQLAPHFAMEIHLHLAAAYPIEPWVEHFDWLEPLFNERLTISDGRMHVPSRPGLGITLTDQARAWTQATHEVGKRH